One segment of Castanea sativa cultivar Marrone di Chiusa Pesio chromosome 3, ASM4071231v1 DNA contains the following:
- the LOC142628999 gene encoding uncharacterized protein LOC142628999 — MEALTRLRQKSNAVHYKGRFEALSNGIRDLSENHKLSCFLNGLKDEVKLLVKMLNPKNLNEAFGLAKIQEEYLMSRKKSQRPSSLELSKPSILGPKPDVKLGSKFKLPLQRLSPAQMEERRKKGLCFNCDENFQPGHPYKSAKLFLLEGLYPFQGPNSNVQLIELNDNEMPLCLESDMLPFESIESESKMAKVEITLYALLGSPSLGTIRIKGKINGHWVLILIDTGSTHNFLDAAILSKLQLCLDLTVSFEVKVANRAIIKTKSVCLDVKVAMQGHMFSVDLNVLPLGDWISSSQHQCDPLIEKLLIKFASVFDTPFGLPLCRGHEHRIVLKKGTVPICQRPYKYTHFQKTKIEKIITDLLEVGSIRPSQSPFSSPILLVRKADGSWRMCIDYRALNQATIKDKFPIPVVDELLYELAGSTIFSKLDLRFQFYLGSSPSASQNCPRVATATLVFAAAELAFHQLKAAVSQPPILALPDFNQPFIIGCDASGSRLGAVLMQNHDPLPFIVKLSRLAMSSAYHPQTDGQTEVMNKCLEQCLRSFSTDRPTEWSNWLYLAEFWFNTNHHSATKFTPYEAVYGSPSPCLLDYIPSTTQVEVVDSLLQSRQLILSLLRQNLVTAQAKMKQQCDLHRSEREFSVGDWVFLRLQPYKQQSVAYRASHKLSPKFFGPLLILERIGEVAYKLDLPAGFAIHLVFHVSCLKTKLGKQNVSMSLLPSVNFQGFLTPKPIVVLQITRSHKLRNRTIT, encoded by the exons ATGGAGGCTCTGACCAGGTTGCGACAAAAAAGTAATGCGGTTCATTACAAGGGGCGATTTGAAGCTCTCTCTAACGGAATTAGGGATTTGTCAGAGAACCATAAACTGAGTTGTTTCCTCAATGGTCTTAAAGATGAAGTCAAGTTGCTTGTGAAAATGCTTAATCCAAAGAATCTCAATGAGGCTTTTGGTTTGGCAAAAATTCAAGAAGAGTATTTGATGAGTAGAAAGAAGTCCCAAAGACCTTCTTCATTGGAATTGTCTAAACCTTCAATTCTTGGACCAAAACCTGATGTCAAGCTAGGCTCAAAGTTTAAGTTGCCCTTACAGAGGTTGTCACCAGCACAAATGgaggagagaagaaagaagggacTTTGTTTTAATTGTGATGAGAACTTCCAGCCTGGGCATCCCTATAAGTCTGCTAAACTTTTCTTGCTTGAAGGTCTTTATCCATTCCAAGGTCCCAATTCTAATGTGCAACTGATAGAACTTAATGATAATGAGATGCCCTTGTGTCTTGAATCTGATATGCTTCCTTTCGAATCTATTGAGTCTGAATCTAAAATGGCTAAAGTAGAAATTACTCTTTACGCTCTCTTAGGAAGCCCTTCACTTGGTACCATAAGAATTAAAGGTAAAATTAATGGGCATTGGGTTTTGATCTTAATTGACACTGGCAGCACTCATAATTTCTTGGATGCTGCCATACTTTCCAAGTTACAGCTATGTTTAGATCTCACTGTTTCATTTGAGGTTAAAGTAGCTAATAGAGCAATAATTAAGACCAAGAGTGTTTGTTTGGATGTTAAAGTTGCTATGCAAGGTCACATGTTTTCAGTGGATTTGAATGTTTTGCCCTTAGGGGACT GGATTTCTTCATCCCAGCACCAATGTGACCCTTTGATTGAGAAGTTGTTGATTAAATTTGCTTCTGTCTTTGATACACCCTTTGGTCTGCCTCTTTGTAGAGGCCATGAACATCGAATTGTCTTGAAGAAAGGGACTGTTCCAATCTGTCAAAGGCCTTATAAATACACTCACTtccaaaaaactaaaattgagaaaatcaTTACTGATTTATTGGAAGTTGGTTCAATCAGGCCTAGTCAAAGCCCATTTTCTTCTCCAATATTGTTGGTAAGGAAGGCAGATGGCTCTTGGAGAATGTGCATTGACTATAGAGCTCTGAATCAGGCTACAATTAAGGACAAATTTCCCATACCAGTGGTGGATGAGTTGCTATATGAGCTTGCTGGTTCCACCATCTTTTCCAAGTTGGATTTAAG GTTTCAGTTCTACCTTGGATCTTCACCTTCAGCGTCTCAGAATTGTCCTAGAGTTGCTACAGCAACACTAGTT TTTGCTGCAGCTGAACTAGCCTTCCATCAACTAAAAGCTGCTGTTAGCCAACCCCCTATACTAGCTTTGCCCGATTTCAACCAGCCCTTCATTATTGGGTGTGATGCATCAGGAAGTCGTTTAGGGGCTGTCTTGATGCAAAATCATGACCCATTGCCTTTCATAGTCAAACTCTCAAGG CTGGCTATGTCTTCAGCATATCATCCCCAAACTGATGGCCAGACTGAGGTTATGAATAAATGTTTAGAGCAGTGTTTGAGGTCCTTTTCTACTGACAGGCCTACTGAGTGGTCAAATTGGTTGTACCTAGCTGAATTTTGGTTCAACACCAATCATCATTCAGCTACGAAGTTCACTCCATATGAGGCTGTGTATGGCTCTCCCTCTCCTTGTTTGTTGGATTACATACCTAGTACAACCCAAGTAGAAGTTGTGGATTCTCTTTTGCAATCAAGACAGCTTATTCTTTCCTTACTGAGGCAGAATTTGGTGACTGCCCAAGCCAAGATGAAGCAACAATGTGATCTCCATAGGTCTGAGAGGGAATTTAGTGTGGGTGATTGGGTGTTTCTTAGGTTACAACCCTACAAGCAACAGTCAGTGGCCTATAGGGCTTCTCATAAGCTCTCTCCCAAGTTTTTTGGGCCTTTGTTGATCCTTGAAAGAATTGGTGAAGtagcatacaagttggatctgcCTGCTGGTTTTGCAATCCATTTAGTGTTTCATGTGTCTTGTTTGAAGACTAAGCTGGGCAAGCAGAATGTGTCTATGTCTTTGCTTCCATCTGTGAACTTTCAAGGCTTCCTTACACCTAAACCAATAGTTGTTCTTCAGATCACCAGGTCTCACAAGCTTCGAAATAGGACTATTACTTAA
- the LOC142627319 gene encoding stemmadenine O-acetyltransferase-like, which translates to MKVEVEVISKDTIKPDFPTPEHLRHYKLSCIDQITPEVFMPFVLFYPKDGTANYSNLERHDVIKKSLSETLTRFYPLAGRVKENLYVDCNDEGVHYVEAEANCKLSEFLEDPSPAEDNKFLPFELDDVNDLALAVQVTTFNCGGMVLGLLFAHKVSDASSFFLFLNSWAAIARGCGDDIPPPQFDSAKFFPPETLPSFGESRGTGKDKIVIKRFVFDATAIAAFRAKYNTDNKNIEYPRTTRVEALSTFIWSRFLAATQPEKDPNKVYAVFHIANLRTRMDPPLSEYNFGNMGLPAVSAVPWDSEDGFYTVITPVREAIKKVDKNYVKNLLENGGHMDFVKEHGQKFMRGEVVSLAFTSLCRFPIYEADFGWGKPAWVGSAKLLYKNLVTFFDTKVGNGIEVWINLEEEDMAKFEVDNELLAYVSSAKVSA; encoded by the coding sequence ATGAAGGTTGAAGTGGAAGTTATCTCCAAGGACACCATCAAACCTGATTTTCCAACCCCTGAACACCTCCGCCATTACAAACTCTCTTGCATTGACCAAATTACACCCGAAGTTTTCATGCCTTTCGTTCTCTTTTACCCGAAAGATGGCACTGCTAATTATAGCAATCTAGAGCGCCATGACGTGATTAAGAAATCATTGTCAGAGACCTTAACACGATTCTATCCTCTAGCAGGACGGGTTAAGGAAAATCTTTACGTTGATTGCAACGATGAGGGCGTTCACTATGTTGAAGCCGAGGCCAATTGCAAACTTTCTGAGTTTCTTGAGGATCCATCACCTGCTGAGGACAACAAATTCCTTCCATTTGAGCTGGATGATGTCAATGATCTTGCTTTAGCTGTTCAAGTCACCACCTTCAACTGTGGTGGCATGGTGCTCGGTCTGCTCTTTGCTCACAAGGTTTCCGATGCTTCCTCGTTCTTCTTGTTCCTCAACAGTTGGGCTGCTATTGCTCGTGGTTGTGGCGATGACATACCGCCTCCACAATTTGATTCTGCCAAGTTCTTTCCACCTGAGACATTACCTAGCTTTGGTGAAAGTAGAGGGACGGGAAAGGACAAGATTGTGATAAAAAGATTTGTCTTTGATGCAACAGCTATAGCGGCTTTTAGAGCCAAATACAACACAGACAACAAGAACATTGAATACCCACGTACCACCCGCGTGGAGGCCTTATCAACTTTCATATGGAGTCGTTTCCTTGCTGCAACTCAGCCAGAGAAAGACCCCAATAAGGTTTACGCAGTATTTCATATCGCGAACCTGCGCACGAGGATGGATCCCCCTCTTTCAGAATATAATTTTGGAAACATGGGCTTGCCTGCAGTCTCCGCAGTCCCCTGGGACAGTGAGGATGGGTTTTACACTGTGATTACTCCAGTAAGAGAAGCCATAAAGAAAGTTGACAAGAACTATGTGAAAAATCTCCTAGAGAATGGTGGGCATATGGATTTTGTGAAGGAGCACGGGCAAAAGTTCATGAGAGGGGAGGTGGTCTCCTTGGCCTTCACAAGTTTGTGCAGGTTTCCAATATATGAAGCTGATTTTGGGTGGGGGAAGCCTGCATGGGTTGGCTCGGCAAAATTGTTGTACAAGAATCTAGTTACTTTCTTCGACACCAAAGTAGGGAATGGAATAGAGGTGTGGATCAACTTAGAAGAGGAAGACATGGCTAAATTTGAAGTTGACAATGAGCTTCTGGCTTATGTTTCATCAGCAAAAGTTTCTGCATGA